In one Vibrio sp. VB16 genomic region, the following are encoded:
- a CDS encoding cold-shock protein, giving the protein MSKVKGTVKWFNEAKGFGFIEQESGPDVFAHFSAIASDGFKTLAEGQKVEFTISQGQKGPNAENITAI; this is encoded by the coding sequence ATGTCTAAAGTTAAAGGTACAGTTAAGTGGTTCAACGAAGCTAAAGGTTTCGGTTTCATCGAGCAAGAGTCTGGCCCAGATGTATTCGCTCACTTCAGCGCTATCGCTAGTGACGGCTTCAAAACTCTAGCTGAAGGCCAAAAAGTAGAATTTACTATCAGCCAAGGTCAAAAAGGCCCGAACGCTGAAAATATCACAGCTATCTAA
- a CDS encoding DNA polymerase III subunit epsilon — MSKLNAEQRKARDDERFSQRVSERRDKGEDVVLYALTNKKAVKFLTKSEKNDLKERKRVRQEEIELKEQQELERIEQAFIGGDDK, encoded by the coding sequence ATGAGCAAGTTAAACGCTGAACAGCGGAAAGCACGAGACGACGAACGTTTTTCACAACGAGTGAGCGAGCGCAGGGATAAAGGTGAAGATGTTGTCTTGTATGCTCTTACCAACAAGAAAGCAGTGAAGTTTCTGACCAAATCAGAAAAAAATGATCTAAAAGAAAGAAAGAGAGTTCGTCAGGAAGAAATAGAACTTAAAGAGCAACAAGAATTAGAAAGAATAGAACAAGCGTTTATCGGTGGCGATGACAAATAA
- a CDS encoding homocysteine S-methyltransferase family protein: MKKLTILDGGMGRELQDIGAPFSQPLWSAQALIESPEYVTKAHQNFIDSGAEIIIANSYACVPFHLGEERFQTDGARLARQAAMIAETVAMNNNSVCVAGAIPPPLGSYRPDLFHARDAEKIITTLIEAQEPHIDLWIAETISSLEEFDVINSALRNSTKDRYYAFSLNDNQVNESRLRSGQSVKMATRLVCLSGAKGIFFNCSVPEVMEQAIKDAKEVIEKLQTNIEIGVYANNFLPINSDHEANDTLHSIRDLSPDDYLVYARRWYELGATIIGGCCGIGPSHIRTLAQWKKTLI; the protein is encoded by the coding sequence ATGAAAAAACTGACCATACTCGATGGTGGAATGGGTCGCGAACTTCAAGATATTGGCGCCCCCTTTTCGCAACCACTTTGGAGTGCTCAAGCGCTGATAGAGTCACCTGAATATGTAACAAAAGCTCATCAGAATTTTATTGACTCAGGTGCTGAGATAATTATCGCTAACAGCTATGCATGTGTGCCATTTCATCTTGGTGAAGAACGTTTTCAAACCGACGGAGCACGACTCGCTCGCCAAGCCGCAATGATCGCCGAAACCGTGGCTATGAATAATAACTCAGTGTGTGTAGCAGGGGCCATTCCTCCGCCACTCGGTAGCTATCGGCCTGACCTATTCCATGCCAGAGACGCAGAGAAAATCATCACAACCCTTATAGAGGCTCAAGAACCCCATATTGACCTATGGATAGCAGAAACCATCTCTAGTTTGGAGGAGTTTGACGTAATTAACTCTGCACTTAGAAACTCGACCAAAGATCGCTACTACGCTTTTAGTTTAAACGATAACCAAGTAAATGAATCCAGATTACGATCAGGGCAATCTGTAAAAATGGCCACGAGGTTGGTCTGCCTTTCTGGTGCTAAAGGCATATTTTTCAATTGCTCGGTTCCTGAAGTGATGGAACAAGCGATAAAAGATGCAAAAGAAGTTATAGAGAAGCTCCAAACGAATATTGAAATTGGTGTCTATGCCAACAACTTCCTGCCAATCAATTCCGATCACGAGGCCAATGATACGCTGCATTCTATACGAGACCTTTCACCTGATGATTATTTGGTATACGCAAGGCGCTGGTATGAGCTCGGAGCGACGATCATTGGTGGTTGTTGCGGCATTGGTCCGTCTCATATTCGAACGCTGGCACAATGGAAGAAAACCTTAATATAG
- a CDS encoding ABC-F family ATPase, whose protein sequence is MISTANITMQFGPAPLFENISAKFGNGNRYGLIGANGCGKSTFMKILSGELAPTSGNVSITPGQKVGTLSQDQYAFEKYSVVDAVIQGDAKLWKIKQERERIYSLPEMSEEDGMKVADLESEFAEMDGYSAESRAGEILLEAGIEEEYHFGLMSQLAPGWKLRVLLAQSLFSNPDILLLDEPTNNLDIHTINWLAGELNKRKCTMIIISHDRHFLNTVCTHMADIDYGELRIYPGNYEYFLDASGLIQEQLLAGNAKKTAEIAELQDFVNRFGANASKAKQASSRAKKLDKISLDEVKSSSRMTPSLRFDESKKMHRQALILEDLSHGFDDEILFHGGNLILEAGAKLAVIGENGVGKTTLLRCLVNELSHNEGVVKWSENAAIGYCPQDSSNEFDNGFTLFEWMSQWRTSKHNDLMIRGMLGRLLFTEDDINKKACNCSGGEKNRLLFGKLMMMDINVLIMDEPTNHMDMEAIEALNNALKLFEGTLIFVSHDREFVSSLATHIVDIKDKQLINFHGTFNEYMSN, encoded by the coding sequence TTGATTTCTACCGCAAATATCACCATGCAATTCGGCCCTGCGCCATTGTTTGAAAACATCTCTGCTAAATTTGGCAACGGCAACCGTTACGGGTTAATCGGAGCAAACGGATGTGGTAAGTCAACCTTTATGAAGATCCTGAGTGGGGAACTAGCGCCAACATCTGGCAATGTGTCCATTACCCCTGGTCAAAAAGTCGGAACCCTAAGCCAGGACCAATACGCTTTTGAAAAATACAGCGTTGTCGACGCCGTAATTCAGGGTGATGCAAAACTATGGAAAATCAAACAAGAACGTGAACGTATCTATTCTCTGCCTGAAATGAGCGAAGAAGACGGAATGAAGGTTGCCGATCTTGAAAGCGAATTTGCAGAGATGGATGGTTACAGTGCTGAAAGTCGCGCTGGTGAAATATTGCTTGAAGCTGGAATAGAAGAAGAATATCACTTTGGATTAATGAGCCAACTAGCGCCAGGTTGGAAACTCCGCGTTTTACTCGCACAATCTCTTTTTTCTAATCCAGACATATTATTGCTTGATGAGCCTACCAACAACTTGGATATCCATACCATTAATTGGTTAGCTGGTGAGCTAAACAAACGTAAGTGCACCATGATCATCATTTCCCATGACAGACACTTTTTGAACACTGTCTGTACTCATATGGCGGATATTGATTATGGCGAACTCCGAATATATCCAGGTAATTACGAGTATTTCCTTGATGCATCAGGTCTAATTCAAGAGCAATTGCTCGCGGGTAACGCGAAGAAAACGGCTGAAATAGCTGAACTCCAAGACTTTGTTAACCGATTTGGAGCCAACGCGTCTAAAGCTAAACAAGCGAGTTCACGCGCTAAAAAGCTCGATAAAATTTCTTTAGATGAAGTGAAATCGTCAAGTCGAATGACGCCTTCATTGCGCTTTGACGAAAGTAAAAAAATGCACCGACAAGCATTAATACTTGAAGACCTTAGCCATGGGTTTGACGATGAAATACTCTTTCATGGTGGCAATCTGATCCTTGAAGCCGGAGCAAAGCTTGCTGTTATCGGTGAGAATGGTGTGGGTAAAACTACCCTACTTCGTTGCTTAGTCAACGAGCTTTCGCATAATGAAGGCGTAGTTAAGTGGTCCGAAAATGCGGCAATCGGCTATTGCCCGCAAGACAGCAGCAACGAGTTTGACAATGGGTTTACGTTGTTTGAATGGATGTCTCAATGGAGAACGTCAAAACACAACGACTTGATGATACGAGGCATGTTAGGACGCCTTTTATTCACTGAAGATGATATCAACAAGAAAGCGTGTAACTGCTCCGGTGGTGAAAAAAACCGATTATTGTTTGGTAAATTAATGATGATGGATATCAACGTTCTTATCATGGACGAACCAACCAACCACATGGATATGGAAGCTATTGAAGCCCTTAACAATGCCCTTAAGTTGTTTGAAGGCACATTGATATTTGTTAGTCATGATAGAGAATTTGTCTCATCACTTGCGACACACATCGTTGATATTAAAGACAAGCAACTCATTAACTTCCACGGAACGTTTAATGAATATATGTCCAACTAA